Proteins encoded by one window of Myxocyprinus asiaticus isolate MX2 ecotype Aquarium Trade chromosome 35, UBuf_Myxa_2, whole genome shotgun sequence:
- the LOC127426550 gene encoding uncharacterized protein LOC127426550 has product MLLLIFLVFQLFVKVQPQTGLTDQSWLTMSPASVFKESDTVQPKHDRPKDAMRSNENHTMTVISQYDVHFDERPTIRVIHESQLSEFRIYCEIPRSDNGSYNCYIFSGDQYKYLIKTVSVQISGKTNCIFTITENVLFNHMKSAKSKSLSCKYSLKTAPLNHSQYSDKYNLTAFLPVQNQSPSTTKRSTLSAGMGSSSCLKTTINPMDRTPQALHPVSITWNTTTVLKSSTPGKGSGPRTPKTRTWLIIALAATSGGIALIGLMGICICCFTTKKPRIQSRIRSSAPNQHPAETENNEDHSEEENKDNVYHVYCTIPEISADSHEFYSLTQMPNQPLPI; this is encoded by the exons ATGTTGCTGCTCATCTTCCTCGTCTTTCAACTGTTTGTGAAGGTTCAACCTCAAA CAGGATTGACTGATCAGTCCTGGCTGACAATGTCTCCAGCATCAGTGTTTAAAGAGTCAGACACAGTGCAGCCGAAACATGACAGGCCAAAAGATGCAATGAGATCCAATGAGAATCACACTATGACAGTTATCAGTCAGTATGACGTTCATTTTG ATGAGAGGCCAACAATTAGAGTCATCCATGAATCTCAACTTTCTGAATTTAGGATTTACTGTGAAATACCACGATCAGATAATGGCAGTTATAATTGTTACATTTTCTCTGGAGATCAGTATAAATACTTGATAAAGACAGTGTCTGTGCAAATTTCTGGAAAAACAAACTGTATTTTTACAATAACGGAAAATGTATTGTTCAATCATATGAAGTCAGCAAAGAGTAAATCATTGAGCTGCAAATATTCTCTAAAAACTGCACCACTCAACCATTCACAATATAGTGACAAATACAACCTTACAG CTTTTTTACCTGTGCAAAATCAGTCACCAAGTACAACAAAAAGATCAACATTAT cagcTGGAATGGGATCCAGTTCTTGTCTTAAGACCACAATAAACCCCATGGATA gaACTCCTCAGGCTTTACATCCAGTCAGTATTACATGGAACACAACAACAG TTCTGAAATCTTCAACTCCTGGTAAAGGTTCTGGCCCTAGAACACCAAAAACAA GAACATGGCTTATCATTGCATTGGCTGCCACCAGTGGTGGCATCGCTCTGATTGGACTCATGGGCATCTGTATATGCTGCTTCACCA CAAAGAAACCAAGGATTCAGAG CAGAATTAGGAGCAGCGCACCCAATCAACAtcctg CTGAAACTGAAAATAATGAGGACCATTCTGAAGAAGAAAATAAG GATAACGTGTACCATGTGTACTGCACTATCCCTGAGATCTCCGCAGACAGTCATGAGTTTTACAGTCTAACACAGATGCCAAACCAACCTCTGCCAATTTAA